The Terriglobus tenax genome contains a region encoding:
- a CDS encoding O-antigen ligase family protein — MILNATLERPAEPEQQQPELPSASLTSTAVLAAASAAVLLALFAAGAGSILRLAYPALTVLIAVNLLLKRPVLYLQFTLWIWFVTPFVRRMVDYRAGWAEPNLTLLAPLLASGISIITILRPGVKEKTSIFPFALCGGAVLYGLIVGLFLHPSMEVVYGLFNWGSPILLGYHVATQWKSYPQHRSALFSTFAWGTLVLSAYGIYQFFTAPEWDNYWLQNITQGLIDPSFGTPEPMGYRIWSTMNSAGPFANLLVAGLLLLLIAPQRGKSIFTVAGFLALLLTVVRTAWLTWIIGLVILLKGVRAKVMLKSMSTLIFIGLALIPLAASPLLGPFLQQRFSTFNHLGRDESFNERQDMYATLIKKVESDPFGHGLRNQEVIGNLVVDSGILTMLFSLGWLGTAFYLTGVGWFILHKTQRAEDDTFAWTAKVICIAFLAQIIGSNLFVGSTGTFFWTFAGVALAAERWNQDHVPPTPARRSPLRPANRVAPIA; from the coding sequence ATGATCCTCAACGCGACACTGGAACGGCCGGCTGAGCCGGAACAGCAACAACCCGAGCTGCCGTCCGCATCGCTGACCTCGACCGCCGTCCTGGCCGCAGCCTCCGCGGCTGTGCTGCTCGCACTCTTCGCCGCGGGCGCAGGCTCCATTCTGCGGCTTGCGTATCCGGCTCTTACTGTTCTGATTGCGGTCAACCTGCTGCTCAAGCGTCCCGTGCTCTACCTGCAGTTCACTCTCTGGATTTGGTTTGTCACGCCCTTTGTCCGCCGCATGGTCGACTACCGCGCGGGCTGGGCTGAACCTAACCTCACGCTGCTGGCTCCCCTGCTTGCCTCCGGTATCTCGATCATCACGATCCTTCGTCCCGGCGTGAAAGAGAAGACCTCCATCTTCCCGTTCGCCCTCTGCGGTGGCGCGGTACTGTATGGCCTGATCGTCGGACTCTTTCTGCATCCCTCCATGGAAGTGGTCTATGGCCTGTTCAACTGGGGCTCGCCTATCCTTCTGGGCTACCACGTCGCCACGCAGTGGAAGAGCTATCCGCAGCATCGCAGCGCTCTTTTCTCCACCTTTGCCTGGGGAACGCTGGTGCTCAGCGCCTATGGCATCTACCAGTTCTTTACAGCCCCCGAGTGGGACAACTACTGGCTGCAGAACATCACCCAGGGCCTGATCGATCCTTCGTTCGGAACGCCCGAGCCGATGGGCTACCGCATCTGGTCGACCATGAACTCCGCCGGCCCCTTCGCCAACCTGCTGGTTGCCGGCCTTCTGCTTCTGCTCATCGCTCCACAACGTGGCAAATCCATCTTTACCGTGGCCGGCTTCCTCGCCCTTCTGCTGACCGTGGTGCGCACGGCATGGCTTACCTGGATCATCGGCCTGGTCATCCTGCTGAAGGGCGTTCGCGCCAAGGTCATGCTCAAGAGCATGTCCACGCTCATCTTCATCGGCCTAGCTCTCATTCCCCTGGCCGCCAGCCCTCTGCTTGGGCCGTTCCTTCAGCAGCGCTTCTCCACCTTCAACCACCTTGGCCGCGATGAAAGCTTCAACGAGCGTCAGGACATGTATGCCACGCTCATCAAGAAGGTGGAGAGCGATCCCTTCGGCCACGGCCTGCGCAACCAGGAGGTCATCGGCAATCTTGTCGTCGACTCCGGTATCCTGACCATGCTCTTCTCGCTGGGATGGCTGGGAACGGCCTTCTATCTGACCGGCGTGGGATGGTTCATACTGCACAAGACACAGCGTGCGGAAGACGACACCTTCGCCTGGACCGCCAAGGTCATCTGCATTGCCTTCCTTGCGCAGATCATCGGCAGTAACCTGTTTGTAGGTTCCACAGGCACTTTCTTCTGGACCTTCGCCGGAGTTGCGCTTGCCGCCGAGCGCTGGAACCAGGATCACGTACCACCAACGCCTGCGCGGCGATCTCCACTGCGTCCGGCAAATCGTGTTGCCCCTATTGCATGA
- a CDS encoding lipopolysaccharide biosynthesis protein, whose amino-acid sequence MTISASKITTPQPQRKLSSAAAVAQSVGAKLLILMVNAATGILTARTLAPEGRGILATLILWPIFLASALTLGLPSSLTYQLRSREEEHSSLMASGLLISLVTSLLAIVVGVLFLPYWIPQYGAETIFWARIFVISAPLQSLGLAGRAALESRGNFVASNKMLVASPLLTLVCLVVLRLTHTMTPLRAAFSYVVVGVVPTFWMLALLWKAFHPRFVHVFVSCRMLLSYGIRSYGIDLCGTMALYVDQALVVRLLSPESFGIYVVALSLSRMLNAFHLSVVMVLFPRAVAQEPDAVREMTSRSTRLSTLLTAAAGTCIIILGPQALTLLYGAQYRSATQVLRVLVLEVILAGATTVLSQAFMALGRPGVITFLQIVGLLLTVPMLLLLAPKYGLLGAGIALLLSTTTRFLLVMVGFPIFLKLPMPRVVATAEDIRYLIALFSRILRREAHA is encoded by the coding sequence ATGACAATCTCTGCCAGCAAAATTACGACGCCGCAACCGCAGCGCAAACTCTCCTCCGCAGCCGCCGTCGCTCAGTCCGTGGGCGCCAAGCTGCTGATCCTCATGGTCAATGCGGCCACCGGAATCCTTACGGCACGTACGCTTGCTCCGGAAGGCCGCGGCATTCTGGCCACGCTGATCCTGTGGCCCATCTTTCTCGCCTCTGCCCTGACGCTTGGCCTGCCCAGTTCGCTGACCTATCAACTGCGCAGCCGTGAGGAAGAACACTCCTCGCTCATGGCCTCCGGCCTGCTGATCTCCCTTGTCACCAGCCTGCTGGCCATCGTGGTGGGTGTCCTGTTCCTCCCATACTGGATCCCTCAATATGGCGCGGAAACCATCTTCTGGGCCCGCATCTTCGTCATCAGCGCTCCCCTGCAGTCGCTGGGCCTGGCGGGTCGCGCCGCGCTTGAAAGTCGTGGCAATTTTGTCGCCAGCAACAAGATGCTGGTCGCCTCGCCACTGCTCACGCTGGTTTGCCTGGTGGTTCTGCGGCTGACCCACACCATGACGCCGCTGCGCGCGGCCTTCTCCTACGTGGTGGTCGGGGTTGTGCCCACCTTCTGGATGCTGGCGCTGCTATGGAAGGCCTTCCACCCGCGCTTTGTGCATGTGTTCGTTTCCTGCCGCATGCTGCTTTCCTACGGCATCCGTTCCTACGGCATTGACCTCTGCGGCACCATGGCGCTGTACGTGGATCAGGCGCTGGTTGTCCGCCTGCTGTCGCCGGAGAGCTTCGGCATCTATGTCGTCGCGCTTTCCCTCTCCCGCATGCTCAACGCCTTCCATCTCTCCGTGGTCATGGTGCTGTTCCCGCGCGCCGTCGCGCAGGAACCCGATGCCGTACGCGAGATGACTTCGCGTTCCACACGCCTCTCCACCCTTCTGACCGCAGCCGCCGGCACCTGCATCATCATCCTTGGACCACAGGCGCTCACGCTGCTCTACGGAGCACAGTACCGCAGCGCAACACAGGTCTTGCGTGTGCTCGTTCTTGAGGTCATCCTGGCAGGAGCCACTACCGTCCTCTCCCAGGCCTTCATGGCGCTGGGACGCCCCGGTGTGATCACCTTCCTCCAGATTGTCGGCCTTCTGCTCACCGTGCCCATGCTTCTGCTTCTGGCACCGAAGTATGGACTGCTGGGCGCCGGTATCGCGCTTCTGCTCTCCACCACCACGCGCTTCCTTCTGGTCATGGTGGGCTTCCCCATCTTCCTCAAACTGCCCATGCCGCGTGTCGTCGCCACCGCGGAAGACATCCGCTATCTCATCGCCCTCTTCTCGCGCATCCTGCGCCGCGAGGCCCACGCATGA
- a CDS encoding glycosyltransferase family 4 protein: protein MRPLNIFVPHSSELFTDYRPHGDGLIAHSYLTRLAERGHTLHAVCQQIDLKGSVPPNLHLHLLPIQEDNFSARLRYMRQLRPLFQRLRKTVDFDLVHQVNPVYSGISLALLGCNLPLALGIYSARWPADPNSIAGSRIARVVRDSMAALQQLHADALLLSSPASRDLLPLPELLDGKLHYIPYGIDASQFTPRAGYDMVESARAEQDAPSLLFLANPNRRKGIYPLIEALPAVLAKHPRARLKLVGESPELSQVMQLAQQLGVAHAIDPLGWKPREEAIALYRDCTLFLMPSLGEPFGMAALEAMSCGRPLIVTRAGGLGHYVPDQGSIKVPPSDAPALATAINTLLDDPARRTAMSRFNRQYVLDHMDWKHIIDQTEDVYRSLLNLP from the coding sequence ATGAGGCCACTGAATATCTTCGTCCCGCACTCGTCGGAGCTCTTCACCGACTACCGCCCGCACGGCGACGGCCTGATCGCGCACAGCTACCTGACGCGCCTTGCCGAACGTGGCCATACCCTCCACGCCGTCTGCCAGCAGATTGACCTGAAGGGCAGCGTGCCGCCCAATCTGCACCTGCACTTGCTGCCCATCCAGGAAGACAACTTCTCCGCGCGCCTGCGCTACATGCGCCAGTTGCGGCCCTTGTTCCAGCGCCTGCGCAAGACCGTCGACTTCGACCTGGTCCACCAGGTGAACCCGGTCTACTCCGGCATCTCGCTGGCGCTGCTGGGCTGTAATCTTCCCCTTGCGCTCGGCATCTATTCCGCACGCTGGCCGGCAGATCCGAATTCCATCGCGGGCAGCCGCATCGCACGCGTGGTGCGCGACTCCATGGCGGCCCTGCAGCAGCTTCACGCGGATGCCCTGCTGCTGAGCTCACCGGCCAGCCGAGATCTTCTGCCCCTGCCGGAGCTGCTGGACGGCAAGCTGCACTACATCCCCTACGGCATTGACGCCAGCCAGTTCACACCACGCGCCGGCTATGACATGGTCGAAAGCGCACGGGCGGAGCAGGACGCTCCGTCCCTGCTCTTCCTCGCCAACCCCAACCGGCGCAAGGGAATCTATCCGCTCATAGAAGCCCTGCCCGCTGTGCTCGCAAAACATCCCAGAGCACGCCTGAAGCTGGTGGGCGAAAGCCCCGAACTGAGCCAGGTCATGCAACTGGCGCAGCAGCTTGGCGTAGCCCATGCCATTGATCCACTGGGATGGAAGCCGCGCGAGGAGGCCATTGCTCTTTACCGCGACTGCACTCTCTTCCTGATGCCTTCACTCGGCGAGCCTTTCGGCATGGCCGCTCTCGAAGCCATGTCCTGCGGAAGACCGCTGATCGTCACACGCGCCGGCGGGCTTGGCCACTATGTCCCGGATCAGGGCAGCATCAAGGTTCCGCCCTCTGATGCTCCCGCGCTAGCCACCGCCATCAACACGCTGCTGGACGACCCTGCCCGCCGCACCGCCATGTCGCGCTTCAATCGGCAGTACGTGCTCGACCACATGGACTGGAAACACATCATCGACCAGACCGAGGATGTCTACCGCAGCCTCCTCAACCTGCCCTGA
- a CDS encoding alginate lyase family protein: MLPAMDRRHFLATAGAFGLSLHAQTPGSLGAPVGGTRPDVAAIDHDRILRVAGVYLTRKPTTITAFPAPRSTGTANDFYSEDPEWFPGSDPARPWTRHPGEQNSDAFHAHGDAVLRMAQIIPALVSAWMITKDAKYSTAAIAHLRAWFLAPETRMNPSLNYAQAIPGVAAGRATGILETIFLVEVVRALSFLSASEDLSEADLKGLKAWIGDYAHWMYDSVLGQGERDTRSIHGIGWVAQAAEYARFANIATISGYCLRRFRDVLLSLLSLDGNFPAALASPAPYANSIFHLESLSLACEVLSTPFESQWTFQTSDGKGLRSAVAFLAPSLEDKMRWRYRSDAQNFRQHPLRPLSLYLAGRAYQRPEYTAIWKTLSPDPEDLDNLAVLRIYPMRQPLLWSRRVPGV; the protein is encoded by the coding sequence ATGCTTCCTGCCATGGACCGCCGCCACTTCCTCGCCACCGCAGGCGCCTTCGGGCTCTCCCTGCACGCGCAGACACCCGGTTCTCTCGGCGCGCCCGTTGGCGGCACGCGGCCTGACGTAGCTGCCATCGACCATGACCGCATCCTGCGTGTGGCCGGCGTCTATCTCACGCGCAAGCCCACCACCATCACGGCTTTCCCCGCACCGCGCTCCACGGGCACAGCCAACGACTTCTACTCCGAAGATCCAGAATGGTTCCCCGGATCAGACCCCGCCAGGCCCTGGACACGCCACCCCGGCGAACAAAACTCCGATGCCTTCCACGCGCACGGCGACGCAGTGCTCCGCATGGCGCAGATCATCCCCGCGCTCGTCTCCGCGTGGATGATCACCAAGGACGCGAAGTACTCCACCGCCGCCATCGCCCATCTCCGCGCCTGGTTCCTCGCACCGGAGACGCGCATGAACCCCTCACTCAACTACGCGCAGGCTATCCCTGGCGTCGCCGCCGGACGCGCCACCGGCATCCTGGAAACCATCTTCCTGGTCGAGGTCGTCCGCGCCCTCAGCTTCCTCTCCGCGTCGGAAGACCTCTCCGAAGCCGACCTCAAGGGCCTGAAAGCATGGATCGGCGACTACGCACACTGGATGTATGACTCCGTGCTCGGCCAGGGAGAACGAGACACCCGCTCCATCCACGGCATCGGCTGGGTGGCACAGGCGGCCGAATACGCCCGCTTCGCCAACATCGCCACCATCTCCGGCTACTGCCTGCGGCGCTTCCGCGATGTCCTGTTGTCTCTGCTATCGCTCGACGGCAACTTCCCGGCAGCCCTGGCCAGCCCCGCGCCCTATGCCAACTCCATCTTTCACCTGGAGAGCCTCTCGCTGGCCTGCGAGGTGCTCTCCACCCCCTTCGAATCGCAATGGACCTTCCAGACCAGCGACGGCAAGGGACTGCGATCCGCCGTCGCCTTCCTCGCCCCCTCGCTGGAAGACAAGATGCGGTGGCGCTACCGGTCCGATGCGCAGAACTTCCGCCAGCACCCTCTGCGTCCGCTTTCGCTCTACCTTGCAGGCCGCGCCTACCAGCGCCCCGAATACACCGCCATCTGGAAGACTCTGTCACCCGACCCGGAAGATCTCGACAACCTGGCCGTGCTGAGAATCTATCCCATGCGGCAACCGCTGCTCTGGTCCCGACGCGTGCCGGGCGTCTGA
- a CDS encoding bifunctional 4-hydroxy-2-oxoglutarate aldolase/2-dehydro-3-deoxy-phosphogluconate aldolase, which yields MSSKQEILSQIKEACLVPVLRASSPEKAVRLARAAAEGGVFVMEVTMTVPDAVSVIRTLVKEDPEMLIGAGTVLDPETAKACIAEGAKFIVSPALNLRTVEYCREMDIAVFPGSLTPTEIVTAWQAGADVVKVFPAGAMGGAKYLKSLKAPLPQIEMIPTGGVTVETAHEFLAAGAFGLGVGADLMDESKLDNGGVTAKAREYMAAVKAFREKK from the coding sequence ATGTCGTCGAAGCAGGAGATTCTGAGCCAGATCAAGGAAGCATGCCTGGTGCCGGTATTACGTGCCAGCAGCCCGGAGAAGGCAGTGCGTTTGGCGCGCGCCGCGGCCGAAGGCGGCGTCTTCGTAATGGAAGTGACCATGACGGTGCCGGACGCTGTCAGCGTGATTCGCACGCTGGTCAAGGAAGATCCGGAGATGCTGATTGGCGCGGGCACGGTGCTTGACCCTGAGACCGCGAAGGCCTGCATTGCCGAAGGCGCGAAGTTTATCGTGAGCCCGGCGCTGAACCTGCGCACGGTGGAGTACTGCCGCGAGATGGACATTGCCGTGTTTCCGGGATCGCTGACGCCGACCGAGATTGTGACGGCGTGGCAGGCGGGCGCGGATGTGGTGAAGGTGTTTCCGGCTGGAGCGATGGGCGGAGCCAAGTATCTGAAGAGCCTGAAGGCTCCGCTGCCGCAGATTGAGATGATTCCCACGGGCGGAGTGACCGTGGAGACGGCACATGAATTCCTGGCTGCGGGTGCGTTTGGCCTGGGCGTCGGCGCGGACCTGATGGATGAGAGCAAGCTGGATAATGGCGGTGTGACGGCCAAGGCTCGTGAGTATATGGCCGCGGTGAAGGCTTTTCGCGAGAAGAAGTAA
- a CDS encoding sugar kinase codes for MILSIKPVQETGHDLVSLGEVMLRFDPGETRIARTRNFTVWEGGGEYNVARGLRRCFGMKSAIVTALVDNPVGRLVEDLMLQGGVDLKHVLWSKFDGIGREARNGIYFLERGFGRRGAVGMMDRGHTAIAQLKPGDIDWAAIFAHTRWFHTGGVMAALSEDSTALVLEAMLEAKRHGVIVSFDANYRPSLWKERGGRRGSVEVNRMLAEHVDVFFGHEGDLSSDLGPASQGPAWHTAESFAEMAGRVVKDFPNIKVLATTMRKVHSASSNDWGAFGYANGTAVEGLRFDRLDILDRVGGGDSFASGLIYGLLSGRDLKWSIDCGVAHGALAMLTPGDSSMATLAEVEGMMSGAGAGVQR; via the coding sequence ATGATTCTTTCGATCAAACCGGTGCAAGAGACCGGACATGACCTGGTGTCGCTGGGTGAGGTGATGTTGCGCTTCGATCCCGGCGAGACCCGCATTGCCCGCACGCGCAACTTTACGGTGTGGGAGGGCGGCGGCGAGTACAACGTGGCGCGCGGCCTGCGCCGTTGCTTCGGCATGAAGAGCGCCATTGTGACGGCACTGGTGGATAACCCCGTGGGACGCCTGGTGGAAGACCTGATGCTGCAGGGCGGAGTGGACCTGAAGCATGTGCTCTGGTCGAAGTTTGATGGTATTGGCCGCGAGGCGCGCAATGGCATCTACTTCCTGGAGCGGGGCTTTGGGCGTCGTGGCGCCGTGGGCATGATGGACCGCGGGCATACGGCGATTGCGCAGTTGAAGCCGGGCGATATCGACTGGGCGGCGATCTTCGCGCATACGCGGTGGTTTCATACCGGCGGCGTGATGGCAGCGCTGAGCGAGGACTCCACGGCGCTGGTTCTGGAAGCCATGCTCGAGGCCAAGCGTCATGGTGTGATCGTTTCGTTTGACGCCAACTACCGTCCTTCGCTGTGGAAGGAACGCGGCGGCCGCCGTGGATCGGTGGAGGTGAACCGCATGCTGGCAGAGCATGTGGATGTCTTCTTTGGTCATGAGGGCGATCTGAGTTCTGACCTGGGGCCGGCATCGCAGGGACCGGCCTGGCATACAGCGGAGAGCTTTGCTGAGATGGCCGGGCGCGTGGTGAAAGACTTCCCGAACATCAAGGTGCTGGCGACGACGATGCGCAAGGTGCATTCGGCCAGCAGCAATGACTGGGGAGCGTTTGGCTACGCGAACGGCACCGCGGTTGAGGGGTTGCGGTTTGACCGGCTGGACATTCTGGACCGTGTCGGCGGCGGCGATTCGTTCGCCTCAGGTCTGATCTACGGCTTGTTATCAGGACGTGACCTGAAGTGGTCCATTGATTGTGGAGTGGCGCATGGTGCGCTGGCCATGTTGACGCCGGGCGACAGCTCGATGGCAACACTGGCCGAGGTTGAGGGAATGATGTCCGGCGCGGGTGCCGGCGTACAGCGCTGA
- the kduI gene encoding 5-dehydro-4-deoxy-D-glucuronate isomerase has product MKLLQVADAVRYERMTTDEIREAFLADGLAVPGSLELTYIDLDRTVVGFAVPTAGALELPCPAELRAEYFCERRELGVLNVGGAGVVTVDGKEFALDKLDVLYVGRGAKQVSFASKSAETPAAFYLLSYPAHAEWPTAMVKFADLKPVELGSLETCNHRKIYKAIHLEGLRSCQLVMGFTLLEPGSNWNTMPPHTHMRRSEVYMYFDVDPAHRVLHLMGPGDKTKHLVLADREIVVSPGWSIHAGVGTKSYGFCWGMGGENQRYDDMDALTIAGLK; this is encoded by the coding sequence ATGAAGCTGCTGCAGGTTGCGGATGCTGTGCGCTACGAGCGCATGACGACGGACGAGATTCGGGAAGCGTTTCTCGCGGATGGATTGGCGGTACCGGGCTCGCTTGAGCTGACATACATTGACCTTGACCGTACCGTGGTGGGCTTTGCCGTTCCCACGGCAGGTGCGCTGGAATTGCCGTGTCCGGCGGAGCTGCGCGCGGAGTATTTCTGCGAGCGCCGCGAGCTGGGCGTGCTGAATGTGGGCGGCGCGGGCGTGGTGACGGTCGACGGCAAGGAGTTCGCGCTCGACAAGCTGGACGTACTGTACGTGGGCCGCGGGGCAAAACAAGTGAGCTTTGCAAGCAAGAGCGCCGAGACTCCGGCTGCGTTTTACCTGCTGAGCTATCCGGCGCACGCGGAGTGGCCGACGGCGATGGTGAAGTTTGCCGATCTGAAGCCGGTGGAACTGGGATCGCTGGAGACCTGCAACCATCGCAAGATCTACAAGGCGATCCACCTGGAAGGCCTGCGGAGCTGCCAACTGGTGATGGGCTTTACGCTGCTGGAGCCGGGATCGAACTGGAACACCATGCCGCCGCATACGCACATGCGCCGCAGCGAGGTGTACATGTACTTTGACGTGGACCCCGCGCACCGCGTTCTGCACCTGATGGGGCCTGGCGATAAGACGAAGCACCTGGTGCTGGCGGACCGCGAGATTGTGGTTTCTCCGGGCTGGTCGATCCACGCCGGTGTGGGCACCAAGAGCTATGGCTTCTGCTGGGGCATGGGTGGTGAGAACCAGCGCTACGACGACATGGATGCACTGACAATTGCAGGCCTGAAATAA
- a CDS encoding cupin domain-containing protein codes for MKRTGWAALALWMVIPAMAQEATVDPANVLAARGKEFLEMAKAADSGSYSETLKDYGNHKVMLAARAKTGTPEYHTEWADIFVVLEGEVTMVVGGTLKDQHAIEGKPGELTGSGIEGGTKIVLHKGDVFHLQPKSPHQALLTPGKTLLYYVIKVKQE; via the coding sequence ATGAAGCGTACAGGATGGGCAGCGTTGGCGCTGTGGATGGTGATCCCTGCCATGGCGCAGGAAGCGACGGTCGACCCCGCAAATGTGCTGGCGGCGCGCGGCAAAGAGTTTCTTGAGATGGCAAAGGCCGCGGACAGCGGCAGCTACAGCGAGACGCTGAAAGACTATGGCAACCACAAGGTGATGCTGGCCGCCCGCGCGAAGACAGGTACGCCGGAGTATCACACCGAGTGGGCGGACATCTTCGTCGTGCTGGAGGGCGAGGTGACCATGGTGGTGGGTGGCACGCTGAAGGACCAGCATGCGATTGAAGGCAAGCCCGGCGAGCTGACCGGCTCCGGCATTGAAGGCGGAACGAAGATCGTTCTGCATAAAGGAGATGTTTTCCACCTTCAACCGAAGTCGCCGCACCAGGCCCTGCTGACTCCGGGTAAGACGCTGCTCTACTATGTGATCAAGGTGAAACAGGAATGA
- a CDS encoding Gfo/Idh/MocA family protein: MLKLSRSLLLLLLAVSTLQAQSAKAPIRVVIVGLVHGHVQGFLRDFQKSQDATLVAIVEPDTALAARYEKKFSLDHSLFHTDLEETLNSTHPDAVLVYTTILDHRRVIEAAAKHGISSMVEKPLATTMPDTLAIRDAARKYRVHVLVNYETTWYSSNAQALRLAKDGKLGDVRKVVVHDGHEGPREIGVGPEWLPWLTDPVKNGAGSLFDFGCYGADLITVLMHGQTPLSVTAVTQTDKPGIYPKVDDDATIIVRYPKMQAVLMPSWNWSFARKDMELYGTQGMALTVGPSGLRTRFQGEKEESSPTAPALPAQESTSLKYLAAVLHGEVKDLGDLTSLDTNVTVMQILDAARTSANSGHTVNLKPLPR; the protein is encoded by the coding sequence GTGTTGAAGCTGAGCCGCTCTCTCCTCCTCCTTCTGCTGGCCGTCTCCACGTTGCAGGCTCAGTCTGCAAAAGCTCCCATCCGGGTCGTGATCGTTGGCCTTGTGCATGGACACGTTCAGGGTTTTCTGCGGGATTTTCAAAAATCGCAGGACGCGACGCTGGTTGCGATCGTGGAACCGGATACCGCACTGGCCGCACGGTACGAGAAGAAATTTTCGCTCGACCATTCCCTCTTTCATACAGACCTGGAAGAAACGCTGAACAGCACGCATCCAGACGCGGTCCTGGTCTACACGACCATCCTCGATCATCGGCGCGTGATTGAAGCGGCCGCGAAGCACGGCATCTCATCCATGGTGGAGAAGCCGCTCGCGACCACCATGCCGGACACACTGGCGATTCGCGATGCTGCCCGCAAGTACCGTGTGCATGTCCTGGTCAATTACGAGACGACGTGGTACTCCTCCAATGCGCAGGCACTGCGTCTCGCCAAAGACGGCAAACTCGGCGACGTCCGCAAAGTCGTGGTTCACGACGGCCACGAAGGCCCCAGGGAGATCGGAGTCGGTCCGGAATGGCTCCCGTGGCTTACCGATCCGGTCAAGAATGGCGCAGGTTCGCTCTTTGATTTCGGATGCTATGGCGCGGACCTCATCACCGTCCTGATGCACGGCCAGACACCGCTTTCGGTCACAGCGGTGACACAGACAGACAAGCCCGGCATCTATCCCAAGGTCGATGACGATGCCACCATCATCGTGCGCTACCCCAAAATGCAAGCCGTCCTCATGCCTTCGTGGAACTGGAGCTTCGCACGCAAGGATATGGAGCTTTACGGCACACAGGGCATGGCGCTCACGGTAGGCCCGTCCGGCCTGCGAACACGCTTCCAGGGAGAGAAGGAGGAAAGCTCCCCCACCGCACCTGCTTTACCCGCTCAGGAATCGACTTCGCTGAAGTATCTTGCCGCGGTGCTGCACGGGGAGGTGAAGGACCTGGGAGACCTGACTTCCCTGGACACCAATGTGACCGTCATGCAGATCCTCGACGCCGCACGAACCTCTGCAAACTCCGGACACACCGTCAACCTGAAGCCGCTGCCACGCTGA
- the kduD gene encoding 2-dehydro-3-deoxy-D-gluconate 5-dehydrogenase KduD: MNILDSFRLDGKIALVTGASAGIGASIAQALAQAGATVACHGNSRPAEATAAAIGGNAAAFQADLSSTEGAKHLFDQVIAKFGHVDILVNNAGTIIRHEAVDYPFEDWQKVIQINLNSVFQLSQLVGRALIERGAPGKIVNIASLLSFQGGIRVPAYAASKGGVAQLTKALANEWAPKGIQVNAIAPGYIATDNTLALRNDETRNRQILERIPTGRWGDPEDIASTAVFLSSPAANYITGTVLNVDGGWLAR, encoded by the coding sequence ATGAACATCCTCGACTCCTTCCGTCTTGATGGCAAGATCGCTCTCGTCACCGGCGCCTCCGCAGGCATCGGCGCTTCCATCGCCCAGGCACTGGCTCAGGCCGGCGCCACCGTCGCCTGCCATGGCAATTCACGCCCGGCAGAGGCTACAGCAGCCGCCATCGGCGGCAACGCCGCGGCCTTTCAGGCTGACCTCTCCTCCACCGAAGGCGCAAAGCACCTCTTCGACCAGGTCATCGCGAAGTTCGGACACGTCGACATCCTCGTCAATAACGCCGGCACCATCATCCGCCACGAGGCCGTCGACTACCCCTTTGAAGACTGGCAGAAGGTCATCCAAATCAACCTGAACTCGGTCTTCCAGCTCTCGCAGCTCGTAGGCCGTGCGCTGATCGAACGCGGAGCACCCGGAAAAATCGTCAACATCGCCTCACTGCTCAGCTTCCAGGGCGGCATCCGCGTCCCCGCCTACGCTGCCAGCAAGGGCGGGGTAGCCCAGCTCACCAAGGCCCTGGCCAACGAGTGGGCGCCAAAAGGCATTCAGGTCAACGCCATCGCGCCGGGCTACATCGCCACCGACAACACGCTGGCCCTGCGCAACGACGAGACCCGCAACCGTCAGATCCTCGAACGCATCCCCACCGGCCGCTGGGGCGACCCCGAAGACATCGCCTCCACCGCCGTCTTCCTCTCCAGCCCCGCGGCCAACTACATCACCGGGACCGTGCTGAACGTCGACGGCGGCTGGCTGGCCCGCTAA